The Bos javanicus breed banteng chromosome 18, ARS-OSU_banteng_1.0, whole genome shotgun sequence genome has a segment encoding these proteins:
- the LOC133229485 gene encoding killer cell immunoglobulin-like receptor 2DS5 yields the protein MSTEEGEVLNKKKHEPKPENKAKENATKHTGSVVGFPAHNLLFLGVFKKPSISAHPGPLVQQGQNVTLRCHSLVMFDKFILHHENSTGHFQRRREMLTGGYAPADFSIGPMTLASARTYRCYSSLRRSPYEWSAPSDPVDIMITGLSKKPSLSAQGGPMVRSGENVTLLCSSESAFDQFHLLREGVNLGRHLTGGQSPRRALQAEFPLGSGTPAHSGVYRCYGSFTRSPYSWSNSSDPLFLSVTGSTTSTCPSIMDPHTTEEARLPQGHSSQLHLLLRLSVAFIYTSIFLAVLVCHWLPIKCCHHGRRAQRRQNSEW from the exons ATGAGCACAGAGGAAGGGGAGGTCTTGAACAAAAAGAAACATGAGCCAAAACCCGAGAACAAGGCTAAAGAGAATGCAACAAAACACACAGGAAGTgtagttggcttccctg CTCACAACCTTTTGTTCCTAGGTGTGTTCAAAAAACCCTCCATCTCAGCCCACCCAGGGCCCCTCGTGCAGCAGGGACAGAATGTGACCCTCCGCTGTCACTCACTGGTGATGTTTGACAAGTTTATCCTGCACCATGAAAACAGCACAGGGCATTTCCAGAGACGTAGAGAGATGCTCACTGGTGGGTATGCCCCAGCTGACTTCTCCATTGGCCCCATGACTTTGGCGAGTGCCCGCACCTACAGATGCTACAGCTCTCTCAGAAGATCCCCCTATGAGTGGTCAGCCCCCAGCGACCCTGTGGACATCATGATCACAG GTCTGTCCAAAAAACCCTCTCTCTCAGCCCAGGGGGGCCCTATGGTGAGGTCAGGAGAGAACGTGACCTTGCTCTGCAGCTCTGAGAGTGCCTTTGACCAGTTCCATTTGCTCAGGGAGGGGGTGAACCTTGGACGCCATCTCACTGGAGGGCAGAGCCCCCGCAGAGCACTCCAGGCAGAGTTCCCTCTGGGTTCTGGGACCCCAGCCCACAGCGGGGTCTACAGGTGTTACGGCTCTTTCACTCGCTCTCCCTACTCGTGGTCAAACTCCAGCGACCCACTGTTCCTGTCTGTCACAG GATCCACGACAAGTACTTGCCCATCAATCATGGATCCACACACCACAGAAG AAGCACGGCTTCCTCAAGGCCACTCCAGCCAGCTGCACCTTCTCCTTAGGCTCTCCGTAGCCTTCATCTATACCAGCATCTTCCTCGCTGTTCTTGTCTGTCACTGGTTACCCATAAA ATGTTGCCATCATGGAAGGAGAGCCCAAAGAAGACAGAACAGTGAATGGTGA